The stretch of DNA AAAATAGATGGCGCGGTGGCAACTATCATGGCACTTGATCGTGCTATTCGTTGTGGCTCAGGTAATAGTGGAGATTCGGTGTATGACGAGCGAGGTTTGATTGTCTTTTAAACCTTAATGGTTAGCACAATGTTTATATTCGGAGGTGATGCCTATGAATCTAAAAAAAGGACTGTTTCGTTCAAGAGACAAACCGCAAAATCGTGTGGGTAGTGCGTTCTCCTTCCTGTTTGGCGGTACGTCATCTGGCAAAATGGTTAATGAACGTACTGCAATGCAGGCAACAGCAGTGTATGCCTGCGTAAGGATATTAGCTGAAGCGATTGCCGGACTGCCACTTCATGTATATAGATATCGTTCTGATGGAGGTAAAGAAAGGATTCCTTTCCACCCGCTGTATTACCTTCTTCATGATGAACCAAATCCAGAGATGACTTCATTCGTGTTTCGAGAAACACTGATGAGTCATCTTTTACTTTGGGGAAATGCCTATGCACAGGTGGTCAGAAACGGTCGTGGGCAGGCAGTGGCGCTTTATCCCCTACTCCCCAACAAGATGGAGGTTAGTCGAGCAACAAATGGTGAGCTGGTCTATACCTATTACCGTGATACGGATGAAAGTGGCCTAAACCCAAAAGGTGGCTATGTCACACTCCGTAAAGATGAAGTTCTACACATACCTGGCTTAGGTTTTGATGGACTCATTGGCTATAGCCCAATCGCTATGGCGAAAAATGCAATCGGTATGTCACTTGCTACTGAAGAGTACGGTGCGGCATTCTTTGCCAATGGTGCTAATCCCGGAGGTGTGCTGGAACACCCAGGAGTAATCAAAGATATACAGAGGGTCAAGGATAGTTGGAATAGTGCCTACCAAGGCACAGGCAATGCTCACAAAATTGCTGTGTTGGAAGAGGGGATGAAGTTTCAAGCCATCGGCATCCCTCCAGAACAGGCTCAATTTCTAGAAACACGGAAGTTTCAAATTAATGAGATTGCGAGAATTTTCCGTGTGCCGCCCCATATGGTGGGAGATTTAGAGAAATCCAGTTTCTCCAATATTGAACAGCAGTCTTTGGAGTTTGTAAAATACACCCTTGATCCGTGGGTGGTGCGATGGGAACAAAGTCTCCAGCAATCGCTTATTTTGCCTTCTGAGAAAACTTCACTGTTTATCAAGTTCAATTTGGACGGTCTGCTTCGTGGTGATTACCAAAGTCGTATGAATGGCTACGCTACAGGTCGTCAAAATGGCTGGATGTCAGCCAACGATATCCGTGAACTGGAGGACATGAACAGAATACCAGCTGAGGAAGGTGGCGATTTATATCTGGTTAACGGAAATATGACAAAACTGGCTGACGCAGGTGCGTTTGCCAAAACCGAAGGAGGTCAGTAAATGAGGAAGTTTTGGAACTGGGTGCGAGATTCTGATGAAGAACGTACCCTCTATTTAAATGGAGTGATATCCGAAGAAACGTGGTGGGGGGATGAGGTTACACCTAAGATTTTTAAAGATGAATTGCTGGCAGGCACCGGCGATATTACGGTGTGGATTAATTCCCCTGGTGGTGATGTGTTTGCAGCAGCTCAGATTTATAACATGCTGATGGAGTATACCGGAAAAGTCACTGTAAAGATTGATGGGCTTGCGGCAAGTGCGGCATCCGTTATTGCAATGGCAGGTGGGGATGTGTATATGTCCCCAGTTTCCATGCTTATGATTCATAATCCATCAACCATTGCTATCGGTGACAGTGAGGAAATGATGCGAGCAAAGGCTTTATTGGATGAGGTTAAGGAAAGCATTATTAATGCCTATGAGTTAAAGACAGGTCTTTCTCGAACAAAACTCTCCCATCTGATGGATGCAGAGTCCTGGATGAATGCCAATAAAGCGATTGAACTTGGTTTTGCAGATAAGATCATGTTCATGGAAAGTGAAACACCGGATTTGACAGATAGTCTTATCTTTAGCAGGATGGCGGTTACTAACTCGCTTATCAGCAAACTGCCAAAACAACCAAAACAACCAAAACAGAAAACAGGTACACCCATTGAGTCGCTGGATAAGCGGCTTTCTTTAATTTCGCACTAATTTTAAGGGAGGAAATAACAATGAGTAAAATTCTTGAATTGCGTGAGAAACGCGCTAAAGCTTGGGACGCAGCAAAGGCATTCCTTGATTCAAAACGTGGTGGTGATGGACTGTTATCCGCCGAGGACACGACAACCTATGAAAAAATGGAAGCCGATGTGGTGGCTCTTGGTAAGGAAATTGAACGTTTGGAACGCCAAGCATCTATCGACTTGGAACTGTCGAAAGCAACCAGTAACCCAATTACCAATGAACCTACTAGAACTGGAGAGGAAAAGACCGGTCGTGCAAGTGCTGAATACAAAAGAGCTTTCTGGAATGCAATGCGTGACAATGTTAGCTATGAAGTAAGAAACGCTCTAAAAATTGGCACTGATTCTGAAGGCGGATTCCTTGTGCCAGATGAGTTTGAACGTACGCTAGTAGAAGCTCTAGAGGAAGAAAATATTTTCCGTAGATTGGCTAATGTAATCACGACATCTTCTGGTGACCGTAAGATTCCTGTTGTTGCAAGCAAAGGTACAGCAAGCTGGATAGATGAAGAAGGAGCTATCCCAGAAAGTGATGACAGCTTCGGTCAAGTATCCATCGGGGCCTATAAACTAGCGACAATGATTAAAGTCTCTGAGGAGCTACTAAACGATTCCGTGTTTAATCTCGAAAGCTACATCACAAGAGAATTTGCCCGTCGCATTGGGAACAAGGAGGAGGAAGCCTTCTTTGTAGGTGACGGTACAGGTAAGCCAACAGGGATTTTAAATGCCACAGGCGGCGGTCAAGTTGGTGTTACTGCGGCAAGTGCCACTGCCATCACTTTGGATGAGGTTTTAGATTTATTCTACAGTTTGAAAGCACCTTATCGTAATAAGGCCGTATTCGTAATGAACGATGCCACTATAAAGGCTATTCGTAAATTGAAAGACGGTAATGGGCAATACCTATGGCAACCTTCCATCCAAGCGGGAACACCTGATACGATTCTTAACCGCCCGCTGTATACCTCATCATATGTACCTACTGCTGAAGCAGGTGCAAAAACTGTGGTATTCGGTGATTTTAGTTATTACTGGGTGGCAGACCGTCAAGGACGAGTATTCAAACGATTAAATGAACTCTTTGCTGTCACAGGTCAAGTAGGGTTTATTGCTACACAGCGTGTTGATGGAAAGCTTATCTTGCCGGAGGCCGTTAAGGTACTCCAACAGAAGGCGTAACGGAGGTGCTTTATGAGTTATAACACGAAGAACTATACCGAACAAGGCGGAGAAAAAACTGTAATTGGCGGTGTTTTAGAAATTAAAGAGGGAGCCTCGGTTACGGGGCTTCCTGTTGCAGGAAACCAAGCAGACAGCACAGCCACCGATGTTGCTGGTTTAGTTACGGACTTTAATGCTCTGCTTGCCAAACTAAAAGCAGTGGGGCTTATGGAGACTGACTAAGGTGGAACGTAAAGGAGGTTGGTGGTATGGCAGTGGCAGATAATCTTTTGCCTAAAGTTAAAGCGAACTTAATTTTAACGCATGATCAGGATGATGCCCTCCTTATCGGATTTATCACTGCTGCAGTCTCATATGCACAGAGCTATCAGCACGTTCCTGAAGACTATTATGAAACCCATGCCATGCCTCCAACAACAGAACAAGCAGTGATTATGTTGTCGAGCCATTTCTATGAAAGCAGGGATGGCTCGACAGCAGGTTTCTTTGCTGACAGTGTACAGGCGGGGCAACAAGTATGGAACACAGTGAACCTGCTTTTACGGCTTGACCGAGAGTGGGGTGTTTAGCATGAGTTTTGGAAAGATGAACACATTCATAGATATCATCAGTACGGTACCAATAAAGGATGAGGAAGGCTTCGCCAAAAAAGGTGACAATATACTCGTTAGTGTACTTGCTTACAAGGAAGATCGTCATGGCAGTGAGCGGTGGACGAATATGGCATCATTTTCATCTGCAACTTCTTTGTTTCGGTTTAGGAAAATTTATGGACTTAAGGTGACGAATGAAATGGTCATCGTCTGTGATGATGGTAGATATCAGATTTTAAGTGTTGAGGATGTAAGAAACCGAGGGATGTATGTCGAGGTTTTAGCCGAAAAGCTAGAACCAACTGTGAGGTGATGGATATGGCAAAAGCGAATATAAAGATGCCAGAAGAATTCCTTTTAAAGGTATCTCGATTAGCTGACCAGACCGATGTGATTCTTCCTAAGGTTTTGGAAGTTGGCGGTGAAGTGGTGCTGGATAAAGTTAAGGGAAATTTGAGCAAGGTGGTTGGCAAGGACACGAAATATCCATCCAAAAGCACTGGTGAGTTGCTATCTTCACTGGGCCTTTCTGGTGCAAAACAGGATAGAAACGGAAACTTCAATGTAAAAGTCGGCTTTGCTGAGCCGCGCTCTGATGGTGAGAGCAATGCTAAACTTGCCAGCATTATCGAATATGGCAAACATGGTCAGCCTGCAAAACCCTTCCTAAAGCCTGCGAGGAATGCATCTAGGAAACCTTGCATCAATGCAATGGTCGCCAAGCTGGAGGAGGAAATCGAGAAGATATGAATATCTTAGAGGAATTGAATACACTTGTGACCGCTATACCGCTCCCCGTGGAAACCGGGGTTTTTTCAGGTTTGGCACCAGATGAGTATGTCGTGATTCTCCCTCTTTCGGATATTTTTGAAGTCCATGCGGATAACCGTCCAGGCTTTGATGTGCAGGAAGCGAGGATATCACTGTTCTCAAAAAATAACTACCTAGAGCGGAAAAGACAGCTCACAACGGCTTTAATAAATGCAGATTTTACTGTGACCGAACGAAGATATATCGGTCACGAGGATGATACTGGATATCATCATTACGCCATCGATGTGGCGAAAAACTATAGATTGGAGGATTAACACATGGCAACGATTGGTCTTGATAGACTGTACTATTCAAAAATAACCGAGGACGCTAACGGTGAGGAAACTTATGCCCAACCTTCTGTGCTGGCAAAAGCCATCACTGCTGAACTTTCGGTAGAACTGGTGGAAGCAATTCTGTATGCTGACGATGGTGCGGCTGAGGTTGTGAAAGACTTTAACAGTGGTACTCTCACTCTCGGTGTTGACGACATTGGTCCGACAGTTGCAGCGGATTTAACTGGTGCTTCTACAGATGACAACGGAGTATTAATCTCAGCCAGTGAAAATGTGGGTACACCAGTTGCAGTAGGGTTTCGTGCACAAAGGGCTAATGGAACATACCGCTATTTTTGGCTGTATCGCGTTAAGTTTGGACTACCAGCTACCAACTTACAGACAAAGGCTGATTCCATTACCTTTTCTACACCCACCATCGAAGGAACCGTTATGCGTAGGAATAAGCTGGATGGATTGGGCAAGCACCCATGGAAAGCGGAAGTTACAGAAGGTGATCCTGGTGTTTCATCGACCACCATAACAGGCTGGTTCACTGAAGTCTATGAACCTGTATATACACCTGAACCATAGGAGGGGAAATCATGGATAATGATAGAAGTGCCTCAATCAACATACGTGACATAGAGTATGAACTGGTTTTAACTACACGTGCAACAAAGGCCATTGCCGGTCGTTACGGTGGTCTTGAAAACCTTGGAGAAAAACTGATGAAATCAGAAAACTTCGAGATGGCACTGGACGAGATTGTTTGGCTAATTACATTGCTTGCAAACCAGTCCATTTTGATTCGTAATCTTAAGAATAAGAACGCACCAGAAGAATTGCTTACAGAGGAAGAAGTGGAGCTTCTTACTTCACCGCTTGACTTAGCGGCATATAAAACTGCAATTACCGAGGCAATGTTCAAAGGTACAAAGAGAAATGTGGAAAGTGAGGAGGAAACTCCAAAAAACGTGGAAGTCGGGTAACGGACGCTGAGGTCTTTACCCGGCTTCTTTATTATGGAACAGTCCAGATGGGCATGGAGGCAGAGGAATTCTGGCTTCTGCCAATTGGACTGTTTTTTGATTTATGGGCTTGCCATAAGCAGTGGCATGGCATTGAAAAGCCAAAGAAAACTCAGACCATTGACGATATTATCCCACTAGGCATATAGGAGGAGGTGAAGGGATGGCGGATAATTTTGGATTAAAAATAGGTGTCGAGGGTGAGCGAGAATTTAAGAAGGCACTCTCCGAAATCAATCAATCATTTAAGGTACTAGGTAGTGAAATGGCCCTTGTAACCAGTCAATTTGATAAAAACGATAAATCCATTCAATCGATCACGGCTCGAAATGCCGTTTTAAATAAAGAAATTGACGCACAGAAAGAAAAGATTTCTACCCTTAAGGCTGCCCTTGATAATGCCTCCTCCTCTTTCGGTGAAAATGACCGTCGTACCCAAAACTGGCAGATACAATTAAACAGGGCTCAGGCAGAACTGAACCTTATGGAACGTGAACTTGAGGAGTCTACAATTGAAGCGGATAGTCTCGGTGAAGAGTTAGAGAATTCCGGTAAAAGTGCAGAGGATGCTGGTGGCAGGTTTGAAAAGCTTGGCGGTGTACTCAAGGGAATTGGTGTGGCGATGGGTGCGGTTGCCGTTGCCGCTGGAGCCGCGGCTATTAAGTTAGGTAAAGAGGTAGTTACTCAGTTTGGAGAATTAGAACAAAACCTAGGTGGATCGGAGGCGGTTTTTGGAGCATATGCTGCATCGATTCAGAAAACTGGTGAGGAAGCCTATAAAAATCTAGGTGTTTCCCAAAGTGAGTACCTTGCAACTGCTAACAAAATGGGCGCGTTATTCCAAGGTTCTGGTATACAGCAACAGAGAAGTCTTGAGCTAACTGAAAAGGCCATGCAACGTGCGGCAGACATGGCATCTGTTATGGGTATTGATATGTCCTCGGCATTGGAGGCAGTCACTGGGGCGGCAAAGGGTAACTTTGATATGATGGATAACTTAGGTGTTGCGATGAACGCTACAAACATCGAAGCCTATGCTCTCGCAAAGGGTCTGGATTTCACTTGGAATACTGCAACACAAGCGGAAAAAGCCGAAGTAGCAATGCAAATGTTCTTTGAGAACACAGAGCAGTATGCAGGTAACTTTGCAAAAGAATCAACCGAGACAATCTCCGGTTCTATTGGGTTACTACAGGCCGCACTTGGTTCATTTACAGCTGGACTCGGTAATGCCAATGCTGATATGACGAATCTGACTGAGAATCTTGTTGATGCTTTCGAGGCGGTTGTCACTAATATTGTACCGGTTTTAGAAAATATCGTAGCCGCCTTGCCAACAGCGACAGGCGCAACATTAGCGGCGGTTGCAGACTTGCTACCAATGCTTCTTGAATTGGTTACAAATATATTCGCGCAAGTACTGGAAACAATTTTGAGCCTTTTACCCGAACTTATTCCAGCGACGGTAAGTGCTCTAATGACGATTGTCGGTGCATTAATTGATAACCTTCCACTGCTAATAAATGCAGCAATTGAATTAGTAACAGCACTTGTGGAGGGAATCGGCATAGCGTTACCACAACTCATCCCTGCGGCAGTTTCTGCAGTTATGCAGATTGTCCAAGGATTGATGGATAACCTACCACTCATTTTGGATGCCGCTTTGCAGTTGATTATAGGGTTAGCACAGGGATTGGTAGAGGCAATACCTCAGCTTACTTCTGCCTTACCGGTCATCATCAAAGCAATAGTGGATTTTATCATTGCATCTATTCCACAGATTATTGATGCGGGTATTCAATTATTGACCTCACTGGTCACAGCTTTGCCTACCATTATTACAGCAGTTGTGGAAGCAATTCCGCAAATTATCGATAGTATCATCAGTGCTGTTATTGGGTCGATTCCTTTGATTATTGATGCAGGTATCCGGCTTCTAATATCACTCATACAGGCATTGCCACAGATTATTACTACTGTTGTCGGTGCTATTCCCAAGATTGTTAGCTCGCTGGTCAATGCCATTATTGGTAACATCGATAAGATTATCTTAGCGGGTGTACAACTGTTTGTGGCACTGATTGCAAATCTGCCAAGGATAATCGTGGAGATCGTAAAAGCCGTACCGCAGATTATCTCTGGACTGGTTAGGGCCTTTACTGGCTATATCGGTCAAATGGCACAAGTGGGCGGCAATTTGATTAAAGGGTTGTGGAAGGGTATATCAGACGCAGGTGCATGGTTATGGGGTAAAATATCCGGGTTTTTCGGAAATGTTGTATCGAGGATAAAAGACTTTTTCGGTATCCGCTCCCCTTCAACTCTATTTGCTGGAATTGGCCACAACATGGGTGAAGGTATCGGTGTAGGTTTTGAGGATGCAATGACAGCAGTTTCAAGGGATATGCAAAATGCAGTACCAACCAGCTTTGATTTTAATTACAGAGGTGTATCTGGACAAGGTAATGCCACGGGTTCAAGTATCACTCAAAATATTTCAGTTGTGACACCTAAAGCTCTATCAGAAAAAGAATTAGCACGGGAGTTTAAGAACCTATCCCGTAAACTGGCACTTGAATTGTAAAGGAGGTACGGAAATGGAGCTAACATACACCAATAGAGATGGAGAGAGTATTACGCTTAAGCAAAGCCGACCGTACTTTCTTACGAAGGTAGACGGTACTGGAAATATTCGTCAAACCGTCAACACTTTCAAGGCGCCGGATCAGGATGGCGCTTTTTATATTTCCTCCACACTAGATATGCGAAACATAACGATTGAAGGTACGGTTGTTGCTGATACTCCCGATGAAGCCTTTAAAAGGAGACAACGATTCCTTCAAATATTCAGCCCAAAGCTACTAGGGACCCTTCAATACCGTGACCGACAGATATCCTGTGTGGTGGAGGAGGCAGGCTTTAGTGTTTCTAATCGGCAACGAATACCAAACTTCTTTGTCAGTCTACTCTGCCCATCCCCTTTCTTCGAGACATTAAATGAGGTGCGAGAGGAACTGGCATCATGGATACCGCTATTTGAGTTTGAATTGGAAATTCCTATGAGTGGGATGGAGTTCGGAATGCGTCAACCTAGCCAAATCATTACAGTGGAAAATATCGGGGATGTATCTTGTGGATGTGAGATTGTATTCCGAGCCTTAGGTACTGTGTCGAACCCTGAACTATTAAACATAGACACGGGAGAATATATCCGACTTCTCACTACAATGAGCGCTGGGGATGAACTTCGCGTATACACCCACTTCGCTGGTAAGCGTGTGGTCCAGATTAATGGGTCAACGATTACAAATGCTTTTTCACTGTTGGATACCAATTCGGTGTTCTTTCAACTCGCGGCAGGTCTTAATACACTACGATACGATGCTTCAGTCAATATGGAACTGCTAGAGGTTAGTATTTACTTTCGTCCGCAGTTTCTGGGGGTGTAAAGATGGAACTGTATATCTACAATTCAAACCGAGAGCTTGTGGGCATTGTGGAGTCCTTCGAGTACTTACGCTGGACGAGACGCTATTCCCAGTGTGGCTCATTTGAGTTAAAAGCGATTGCAACTTTGGAAAATACAGAACTATTAAAGGAAGGGAATATCATCTGGAAAAATGATGATGAGGAAGTCGGGATCATCGAACATCTGGAACTTTCTCAAACCGAGCATGAAATTATTACTGCAAGTGGTCGGTTTGCAACTTCCTTCCTCTCCCGCCGCATTGTTTGGCAAACGGAGAAATTGTCTGGTGATATTTCTACTTGTGTAGAGCAACTTTTAAATAATAATCTTATCAATCCTTCTGATGTAGCAAGGAAGATTGCGAACATATCCTTTTCTGCTCCAAACTTTAATGTTCCTATCAGCACACAGGTATCGTATCGAAATTTGATGGATGCTGTGACGGAACTATGTGTTGCATCGGATGTTGGCATTAAGACTGTGTTCACTCCTACTACAGGGGTTTTTACCGTAGCGTTATATATGGGAACGGAATCACAAGCTGTATTTTCAAAGGAATATGAAAACCTTACAGAACAGATTTATACAATAAGTGCTGGAGATTATGCCAACACCGCCCTTGTTGGTGGTGAAGGAGAAGGTCCAGACAGAACTTTTGTTGCAATTACAAGTGGCTCTGGTGAGACAAGGCACGAAATTTTTGTGGATGCTAAGGACTTACGGGCAGAAGACTTTGGTTTAGATTACATTGATACATTAATCTTTCGAGGTCAAAGTAAGCTGAGTGAGCAAGCCATACGCTATTCATTTGATACATCGGTCAATCCACACGGTAATTTGTCATATAAGATAGACTTCGATCTTGGGCAGACCGTCAAAGTTATTTCCAAAGCATGGGGTGTATCCATGACGACACGTATCACCGAAGTTGAAGAAACTTATGACGCAGATGGCCGGAGTATCAGTGTAGTATTCGGAAAAGCTGAATTGACAATAGCCCAAAAATTACACTCCGACTTGAGCGAGGTGAAAACAGCAATATCGGCTCCAACTGGCATATCTGAAATTGCACAGGCTTTAGGAGCAGTGGAGGATACGCTAGTAGCAGTTGAGGAAACCTTAGGCGACTTGACGGAGGTAGATTCAAAGATTCAAGGAGACAACGTAGCATCTACTATCAACAATCTGTATGGAAAACTACCTGCGCTCGAAATCAATGTTGGCGGAGGAACTATATCGATTGGACAATATGCGTTGTATTATATGAAACCTGGAGATGCCTTTTATTTCACCTCATGGAGTGGCAATAAGTTTAGTGACCAGCCAAGTGACGACGGCCATGTCTTTTTGATAAAACATAGCGGGGACAATACGGGAAATGGATATCAGCGGGCAATGGGTTTCTTTATTTCTCGCAATACGCTGACTTTCTATGTGATTTCTGTTTTCGTATTTAATAACCCTTCTGGACAAGCAAACTGGCTTAATATCAATAATGAACCTGTAACTACTGCAAGAATTGCCAATGGAGCAGTTACAGGTTTAAAAATTGCAGACCGTACAATTACAGCTACTAAAATGGTTTCTTCTTTTAGCGACTATTCAACTACAGAACAAAACACTGGGCGACTATGGATAGATGGTAAGACAATTTATCGCAAGCAAGTGAATCTTGGGACACTTACAAATACGACACCGAAAAGCGTAGCTCACGGCATATCAAACCTCAGCACTATTGTCAGTTTAACAGGCTTTGCGACAAATGGGACCGTATTCTTGCCACTGCCCCTTGCCCGGTACAACAACTTCGCATCGCAAATCGGACTCTTCGCAAATAAGACCGACATTGTAGTCGAACCAGGCAATGATAGAACTGCGTATACAGGCTATGTAGTAATAGAGTATACAAAAACGGAATAGAAGGAGGAGTGATTGATGGAAAAAAGCGGATTTTTCAATTCATCCGATGGTGATAGAGTCTATGATGCAACGGACTTCGCTGCATACTTTGGAAGCCTTGTCTCGAATGGTGTGTTTTATGCGACACCAACAAACTTACTGGTATCTCCTGGGATTGGATTAGCAGTAACCATAGCACCGGGCAGTGCATGGATTAATGGTTATAGATATGAAAATACGGATGTTTTAAATAAACCCCTTGCTACAGCAGATGGGAGCAATCCTCGCATAGACAGGGTTGTGGTTCGTTTAAGTCAAATTACGAGAAGCATTCAGCTCGCCATTGTTACTGGTACTCCAACGGCATCGCCCATAGCTCCGGAGTTGACAAGAACAAGCGATGTCTATGAACTAGGTATTGCTGATGTTCTAGTACCTTCAGCTGCTACATCGATTTCAGCAAATAACATTATTGATACTCGGTTGAATACTAGTCTTTGCGGGTTGGTAAACTCGCTAGTTTCTGCGGTTTATGAATAGGAGGTGAATATAAGTGGCGGATATTAACGGTATAACTTTGCAGGCGGGTTCTAGCCCGACCGTTCATTACACGATTACTTATACTAAAAGCCGACCTAATAATAGTCAGATGACATACAACTTCACCATATCCGCTGCGTTAGGTTCATCAGGTTCCTTTATTCGTAGTGGTTATGCATTGCTTTGCACTATGACTGTAAATGGATCTTCTTCACAAGTGCGTATTAAAGCGGCAGACGGAGATAACTGGGAAGGGACCACACCAAGGATTAGATATGTTTCGGTGACCTGTGCTTCTACTACAGGTAATGCAACCCAGCCAGTCACATTCAAAGTGGTATCTGATGGACGATTACCATTATCCTCTGGTGTGATTACCAATTCAAGCTATACGGTACTAAGTGCTCCATTGCTTACTACGGCTTGTGGAGCCCCGACATCTTGTACGGTTTCCCCGACACTTGCGGAAGGGGATGTGACTCTTTCTTGGAGTGGTGCTTCTGGGGGCATCAATAATACGATTTCTAGTTATGAGATTCAATATAGTGATTCTGCCGATAACATCACATGGGGAGCATGGACTGCTCTGACAACTGTGACCACCACAGCATCAAGTGGCAGTGTATCAGTAGCACCGCCCTCAACGCGAGGTAATTACCGAAGATTTCGTGTACGAACCCGTGGTACAGCAGGAGCTAGTTATTACTCTAGCTGGAAAGTATCCACAAACAGCGTCCGCAGGAATACGGTACCAAAGCCAGCAACGACTGCTGTTGCCTCCCCTGCGGCATATAGTAATGAGACTATCACACTTACTTGGAGCGGAGCGTCTAGCGGTACCAGTCCAATTAAGGGGTATCAAATTGCCAGTCGCACATCCACGGATAACAGCACATGGAGTGCGTGGAATGTGTTGACCATGTTGACATTGGCAGCAAGCGGTGGTAGCTATAATCCAATTGTATCGAGGACCCCAGGAACATATACACAATTTGGTATTTGGACAATTGACACATTTGATGTTTACTCAATAGAGAAAATCAGTAATAGCATTTATTGCAACATCACTGCCTGTGCAGCACCGACTGCCTGCACGGTAAGTGCAACATTATCTGAAGGAAACGTTACTCTTTCTTGGAGCGGAGCATCTGGCGGTGCAGGTAACCCTATCACTTCCTATGAAATACAGTACAGTGATTCACATGATAACATCAATTGGGGTGCCTGGTTGGCATTGGCTATAGTCAATACTTCTGCAACAAGCAGTATTTTAAATGTCAGTCCACCTGCTATACGTGGCCATTATCGTCGGTTTCGAATAAGAACTCGTGGTACGGCTGGTGAG from Bacillus xiapuensis encodes:
- a CDS encoding major tail protein, translated to MATIGLDRLYYSKITEDANGEETYAQPSVLAKAITAELSVELVEAILYADDGAAEVVKDFNSGTLTLGVDDIGPTVAADLTGASTDDNGVLISASENVGTPVAVGFRAQRANGTYRYFWLYRVKFGLPATNLQTKADSITFSTPTIEGTVMRRNKLDGLGKHPWKAEVTEGDPGVSSTTITGWFTEVYEPVYTPEP
- a CDS encoding phage major capsid protein, encoding MSKILELREKRAKAWDAAKAFLDSKRGGDGLLSAEDTTTYEKMEADVVALGKEIERLERQASIDLELSKATSNPITNEPTRTGEEKTGRASAEYKRAFWNAMRDNVSYEVRNALKIGTDSEGGFLVPDEFERTLVEALEEENIFRRLANVITTSSGDRKIPVVASKGTASWIDEEGAIPESDDSFGQVSIGAYKLATMIKVSEELLNDSVFNLESYITREFARRIGNKEEEAFFVGDGTGKPTGILNATGGGQVGVTAASATAITLDEVLDLFYSLKAPYRNKAVFVMNDATIKAIRKLKDGNGQYLWQPSIQAGTPDTILNRPLYTSSYVPTAEAGAKTVVFGDFSYYWVADRQGRVFKRLNELFAVTGQVGFIATQRVDGKLILPEAVKVLQQKA
- a CDS encoding head maturation protease, ClpP-related, producing the protein MRKFWNWVRDSDEERTLYLNGVISEETWWGDEVTPKIFKDELLAGTGDITVWINSPGGDVFAAAQIYNMLMEYTGKVTVKIDGLAASAASVIAMAGGDVYMSPVSMLMIHNPSTIAIGDSEEMMRAKALLDEVKESIINAYELKTGLSRTKLSHLMDAESWMNANKAIELGFADKIMFMESETPDLTDSLIFSRMAVTNSLISKLPKQPKQPKQKTGTPIESLDKRLSLISH
- a CDS encoding phage portal protein, producing the protein MNLKKGLFRSRDKPQNRVGSAFSFLFGGTSSGKMVNERTAMQATAVYACVRILAEAIAGLPLHVYRYRSDGGKERIPFHPLYYLLHDEPNPEMTSFVFRETLMSHLLLWGNAYAQVVRNGRGQAVALYPLLPNKMEVSRATNGELVYTYYRDTDESGLNPKGGYVTLRKDEVLHIPGLGFDGLIGYSPIAMAKNAIGMSLATEEYGAAFFANGANPGGVLEHPGVIKDIQRVKDSWNSAYQGTGNAHKIAVLEEGMKFQAIGIPPEQAQFLETRKFQINEIARIFRVPPHMVGDLEKSSFSNIEQQSLEFVKYTLDPWVVRWEQSLQQSLILPSEKTSLFIKFNLDGLLRGDYQSRMNGYATGRQNGWMSANDIRELEDMNRIPAEEGGDLYLVNGNMTKLADAGAFAKTEGGQ
- a CDS encoding head-tail adaptor protein, whose translation is MSFGKMNTFIDIISTVPIKDEEGFAKKGDNILVSVLAYKEDRHGSERWTNMASFSSATSLFRFRKIYGLKVTNEMVIVCDDGRYQILSVEDVRNRGMYVEVLAEKLEPTVR
- a CDS encoding HK97-gp10 family putative phage morphogenesis protein, with the translated sequence MAKANIKMPEEFLLKVSRLADQTDVILPKVLEVGGEVVLDKVKGNLSKVVGKDTKYPSKSTGELLSSLGLSGAKQDRNGNFNVKVGFAEPRSDGESNAKLASIIEYGKHGQPAKPFLKPARNASRKPCINAMVAKLEEEIEKI
- a CDS encoding head fiber protein, whose protein sequence is MSYNTKNYTEQGGEKTVIGGVLEIKEGASVTGLPVAGNQADSTATDVAGLVTDFNALLAKLKAVGLMETD
- a CDS encoding head-tail connector protein, whose product is MAVADNLLPKVKANLILTHDQDDALLIGFITAAVSYAQSYQHVPEDYYETHAMPPTTEQAVIMLSSHFYESRDGSTAGFFADSVQAGQQVWNTVNLLLRLDREWGV